In Peromyscus maniculatus bairdii isolate BWxNUB_F1_BW_parent chromosome 16, HU_Pman_BW_mat_3.1, whole genome shotgun sequence, the sequence TAGATATTTCAACTACATAAGGGAGGTGTAAAaacaagaacaggaaaaaaaaagtggcagcaatcttttttttttttaaccaatttgTACAAGTTtatagtttactttttttttttttccaggttctcaAACCTTTCAGGATCTGAAAAGTGAGATACTGCGTCTAAgggaatggtttttttttttttttttttttgcttttttttttgttttgtttttttaattcacaccgaagaagttgggggtgggggttgggaaggGTGATTTCTTctcgcccgccgccgccgccgccgccgagatTCACCGAGTCAACAACTGACTCTGCTGGGCTGCTGTTTGCACACGAAGTCCGTCATAAAATCAAACTCGTTTTGGCCCAGCCAGAGTTCGGGCAGCTCCTTGATGCGGTCCAAACCCATTTCTATCACCAAGGACATAAGCACTTCCTCGTCGATGAAATCAGTGTCTATGACATTGGGCGGCAGCATTGCCCCGGGGACGTGAGCCACCGAGGCCGGCATGGTgttgctgccgccgccgctgccgcccgcGCTGCTGCCGCCAGCGCCGCCCGAGGTGCCGCCGGAGCCGCCGGGGGTGCCGCTGCCGCCCGCGCCGCCAGGggtgccgctgccgccgctgtgCTTGGGGTTGCAATCTCGGAAGTGCTGGTTTGTCCCGTTCATCTGGTGGCCTGCAGCGGGGTGCAAATCCGGCATGTAGTGGTTGTGGGGGTAGGGGTGATGGTTGAAATACTGGTTGTTGAGCTTCTGCAGCTGCATGCTGGCCGGCAGGGAGCCTCCCTGGCTGGCCACCGGGGGGCCCATGAACTGGGAGTTGTTAAACCTGGCGGCGGGGGCCAGAGCGCTCGGGGGGTGCCCCCCGTTCACAGTCCCCGGCCCCATGGCGTGCCTGATGCCGCTCGTGGCATTCATGTTGCCCGCGCCGTAGTGTATGTGCTCGCCCATGAGGGCGTTGAAGGCGTgctggggctgctgctgctggtggtgatgCGGGCTCGGGAACTGCCCCATGCCCATGCGGtgggcagggtggtggtgcagCCCGTTGGTGCCGTCGGGGAAGCGCCCGTGGTTCATGGCCATCATATGGTCTGCCATTTCCAGTCCTGAAAGCGAAACGAGCAGACGCTTGAGACCCGCGCCACACGTGTCGCCCACCAGAGAGCACCCCACTTCTGTCGCCCCTGGACCCGCGCGCACGTCAAAGCAGCagaccaccaccatcaccaccaccactaccaccaccacccggggaGGGAACCCACCGGCAGAGTCCGTGCACCCGAGCTCGCCACCTCGGCGGACCTGCCGCCCGCCGGACCCGCACAGCCTGGCGCTGCGCGATCGGCCCCTTCCCCAGCGATCCGGGagcggagggggaggggggggcgacCGGAGCCCACACCCCCCTAGGTTCTCCGAAGTGGCCTAATAAAGGAAGTGCCCCGGAGCCCGGCCGCGAACTTCAGGCATTCAATCAGCCCTCCTCACCCTGTGGTTGCACATCCTGTTGTTATTCCCCAGCTCCGCCTCACGCTCGTCCCCGGGGCTAGCCCTGCCCTCGGAGGACGAGGCTGGCAGCAGCCCTGGCCAGCTTCGCCCGCCGCGCTCACCTTCCGTCTTGGCGATTTCTGCTCGGAACACCGAAGGCGGGCTCGTCGGGTCCAGGACCGGCTCAGCAGCACATAGAGCGGCGGCCGAGGGGGCTGTGAGGCGCTCGCTCGGGCGAGGTTGGCGCCGAGGTCTTGCAGCAGCCGCTGGGGCAGATTGCGAGCCgttcccttttcttttccctccgcTGCCCTCGCCGCTCTGCAGGACCGCCCGGCAGCTGCCAACAATGAGCTGTGTTTCTTAGGGCTTTGGCCACAGTTAATATAAAGATCTCAGGAAGGGCGGAGCGAGAGCCTCTCCAGCGGCGAGTGAGAAGATGCGGATTTCCGGAACTCCGAGCGCCCTGGATCGGGTCCCCGAGCCGCGTCCGCGGGTCCGCGCGGCACGTGCGCAGAGGCTGCGCGCCCCGGCGCCGCCCTGAACTTCCCGGGACTGTGGATGTCTTCCTGGCCCCCCAAAACGCGAGGGTTGTGCCTGCCACCTCCGGGGGCCAGGAGCTAATCCTCTCGGCCACCCGGGTGCAAAGGAAGCAACCTACAGGAGAGGAGCAAGGAGCACTCTCCGCCTCCCTCTGGCCagatctccccacccccagctcgcTCGCCCGGTTCACCTAGTGATCTGCCCTGCCCTCTACAGGAAAAGGGGGTTCGTTCAGCCTCCCCGCCCTGCAGAGTTTTCTTGGGTGCAAAAGCCTCCCCAACCTGCGAAGAATGGCTGTGCTTTTCCGAGTTAGGCTTTTAAAGGACCGATCCTGCCCTGTCCTCTGAGCGCGCTTTCCTGAGCAGCCGcgcctttgtgttttttttacaCGGGCAGCATGTAAACCTAACCGAGATATTTTCTGCGTGTGGCTGCTTTTCCCTCGCCTCCACTCTTCAAGGACAGGGACTGGGGGCGGGGAGCGGCTGCGGCTGCAGGTGGACCGGAGCGCGCACACAGGCCCGGCCGGCTCCGTTCCCGCGTTCGGGGATCCGCTCCACTCTTTTTTGTCTACTCCACGTTGTCTCGGAGTACGTGTGCTTCTGCTAAGTTTGCGTTTGCAGCTCTTGGTAGCTTTGGCATCCGAGCTGAGGCGTCCCTGCTCTGTAAACAAACTCAGCGATCCTCGTCCCCAGATCCACCTTTTTGCACATACACAGTTACTTGCTTCTGCTGTTGCCCTTGATCCAGGAGGTGGGGGTgtgtgcaaacttgcacagcctcCCTCCGGGCTCTGCCTGACGGTTTGGGGTTGATTTAGAAGCAAATGGGTTTGTAATTAAGAAATTCGAGGGCTGAgtaaggctgctgctgctgctgctgctgctgctgcaaaagGAAAACAGATAGATAGCTTGGTAATCGCTTTGTAAATAAAGTCGTTTTGGAGGTGGGCACGTAGCGGCACGTCCTGCATGGCACGGTGCGCGCATACACTGCTAGGACTCTTCCTTTTCAGTGAAATTGTTCAGTGGAGCAATAGGCGGTGATAATAATAACCTTGCCTGCAGAACGCAGCACAACGAGCCCGGTTGCCCATTTGGCTCATTGACTTGCAAATAAAACCCCTAACACTGGCCGGGGCCACTACCCAGTCGGAGCTCCCTTGCTGGGCTAGTTGTCTCCCCCAACGCCGGGATGAGGCTGCTCGGAGCGTGTATCTCTCTTTAAGTGGTGAAATCGAGTTTAGCGCTCCGAATAAGGACTTCTGTGTACAGTTGTTTCTTCATAACTTGATGTCCATGGAAGACTTCCTGCTGTAAAGAGCCAGCACCCCTTTCCCGCACCCcgtttctttttctcccttctagctccagacttttttttttaaggctataTTTCTTGAGAACTGGAAATTCTGATACATTGCCTGCCTCATtcagtaatttttctttctttctcttttttttcttttttctttttctttttttttttttttttggctttactcctctgtcttcctcaaGTTGGTCCTATTCAAATATCCCAAACAACaaagctctctctcttcctctccaccccTTTTCCAGGCTGTCCAGCATTTATAACCCTGTATGCAAatgattttgaaacctcaagaaTGTTTTACTTTTTGGAGAAGTGAGCAAGAGATATGGCTTTCAGTTATAACAATTCCCCTATTTTGTCCACCTCCTAATTTCGCCTATAGGTCATGAACATGAAgttgaaaaaaatcaaggttTAGAGGGGATCAGAAGGGACACTttctatcaaaaaataaaaaaaataaaataaaaataaaaaaactacatTCAAAAATATTGGCCAAGCCAAGGTAATTTTTTTGAATAGattgtttacttttctcttcctTATTGTGCAGCGTCTTGCGACACAAGGAACAGCTTTTGAATGTCTCCTCTAAATTCCTCCTGCAGCCATTAAGGGAAGGTACCTCACCATGCAGCTCCAGCGTTTCTACAGACTGTTGGGCAATCCCTGGAAAGGttacctgcccctcccccac encodes:
- the Cited2 gene encoding cbp/p300-interacting transactivator 2 translates to MADHMMAMNHGRFPDGTNGLHHHPAHRMGMGQFPSPHHHQQQQPQHAFNALMGEHIHYGAGNMNATSGIRHAMGPGTVNGGHPPSALAPAARFNNSQFMGPPVASQGGSLPASMQLQKLNNQYFNHHPYPHNHYMPDLHPAAGHQMNGTNQHFRDCNPKHSGGSGTPGGAGGSGTPGGSGGTSGGAGGSSAGGSGGGSNTMPASVAHVPGAMLPPNVIDTDFIDEEVLMSLVIEMGLDRIKELPELWLGQNEFDFMTDFVCKQQPSRVSC